The window ATGTGagtctataaataggattATTAGGTTGGAGTAGCTAGggtatttttaacttttaggaGGTAGGGCTACAGCAGCCACCAGGGTCTCTTAAAACCAAGAGGCTGGTATGATCTTTTCTGCATTTTTCcttgttgtttcttgttatttcttttcatcttgtgaATCTGGATCATTtggctttatatataaataaagtaaaccagAGTACCGCCTCTGTTTAAGCCATTTATACAGTCCTTTCagtctaaattattgttagtatCCTAACACTATCTTCTACTTGTCTTTCAACTTTTGGTTTTAACAACTTGCAATAAATATGTTTCCAACCTTTGGTAACATTATTGATCTGATTTATGAAGTGTTGGGAAGTTTGTGAAAAACCCCTTtgatgtaaaatatttattatgtaAGGAGTTGAAATCAAAGTCGAGTGTGGGAATGTGAGTCCACAGGGTTCTCCACCTCTTTCATAGAACACAAGTTTGAACAACTTGTTTTGTGTgtaaaaaggataaaattttatgaagaAGAGGGCTGATTCTGTCCAAATAAACCAGATTATTTCTTTTGACATTGAAATGATCAGAACTAAGAAGTGGTTTATGAACCAATtgtagaaaaattattaaaaatacagAGGATATGCCAAGAGACAAATGAAAGGGTTTAAAGTTCCCATATTTGGTTATTTGGAAGTGATTATTACAATTCAAATGCATGGGAAATGATAATAAGATGGCAGTGGACGCCAGAAGGCGTGGTTGGATTGGAAATCTAAGTTAtgtctattttaaataatttggtttagtttcttttatttattgctTGATGAACcgataaaaatataaatagattGGTCCTTGTAGTGTGATATAACCTTCCTAAATAATCTCTCCAAGGTAGAGaatatttgtgaatattttaTCGAACAGCACGAACTAAATCAGTTTAGTAGGTTGGACACTGAATTTGCAATATGGCCTTtccaaaaatggtaaaaacaCAATACACAACtatttttcattgaattcTTAAGTTTGGTAGGTATGCCTATTGCCTAAATACCAAAATCATTGAACTTCCAAAACTTCTGAACTTCAATACATCACACAACCATTAGATAACAAAACGTTTGATTGAAACAGGAATGCGCATGAACACAATTTGTAGGTGTACTTTAACTAAACATTACTTTTCAACCTCCAACTAAGAAACAAGGCGTTAGAAAGAAGGCGGCAAATGattcaaaaactaatcacTCAAAGACCCTTCGTCATTCTCATCTTCATGATCTCTCACCACTTTCTCAATTATCTTTCGGCGTACGCTTTCAAGCACAGATTGTCTCGATCCATCATCATTTCCAGACTGACCATCATTAAGCACTGGATCTGCTTGACAAAGAACTAATGCAACACCTAGAACCACAACAAAAATATGGAATAAATCATAAATGGTTTCAAAAACTGTCCAACTAGAAGCATATGGCAAATAAAATACTTTGCGCTTACAGTACTGAAGGTGGGATTTTAGAGGTTAGAATTTAAAGAGGCCCCCCAATAGACAAATTCCAACCAGCAGAGTTCATTATAGTTCTAGTTTCCAAGTCATTGGTTTCTTCACAAGCAAAGTTTGTAAAGGTTCCCTTGTACAATTCACACAACCAACAACccaagttttgtttttgttttatctttagTGAGAAACTGCAATTTCATTGAGAGATAAAAAGTATATTggaacatacaaaaaaaaaaaaaaggaatccACCCACAAACTAATTGCAAAAAGTCAAATCAAGCtcaattacaaaaatgttaGGTTACAAACGCCCATGGATGCATTAAAACTAGCAACCAGAACCTCAAACCTTTTTCTCATGATCTCTCAACCTTCCCTAACTAATCTACCATTTGAGATTTTTCTCAAGACATTATACACtctaaacaaagaaacaaaactacTACAAAATCCTGCCCTCATCCCAAAATGGAGGAGTACCTCCTCAATCGTAATGCCACAAACCCTGCCTCGAGCTAAACATAACCCAAACGGCCAAGGAACCTCATGAATTCAACTTAACAGGGTCACAGAACCAATGGACCTTGATGGCTGAGAACTCAGCCATTTGacacaatttcaaattcaaagtgTACCATTATAAAATCATTGACTTCACATAAAGGTGGAAAATGTTAGCATACCTTCAAATATCTAACCAAACACGAATGTTGACTGTTGAACATTAACACTATACTAACTAGATATGAAGCTGCAGAGGACTAAAGCAAACGAggcatttttagttttatacaGCTGTGTACCTTCTGGTGTGCATCTTCTGCCAAAACTTCGAAGACCCACATAATTTGCTTTCACTGCACCATTGTTGTAAACTAACAAAGTAGGAAGATTACAATCTGGGTAGTTGGGAATGCAATCTGTGgatattattttaacaaattttgtggCTGGATATCTCGCAGCAAGTTCTTGCAAACAATTCATCAACACATCGCATTCTTGAATTCTACAATGAGATTATAATATAACATAACAATGATATTAACACACCAGGGAGTAAAGATCAACAGAATATAAAGAACATAAAAACATTCAGGGCATTGGATATGGATGGTACCCTTCTTTGTAGAGAATAACGACAACCCAAACATCAGATGGAGCCTGTGAAACCTCTCGCACAAAATCTGATCCCGATATTGGATTTACTGATCCAAATTTAGAGATTTTTGCTGCTTCTCTAATCTCCATCAACCTCTTTTTCCTATACCAAAAATATGGTTGCATCAAATTCAGAGAtctcataattattttgtcaaaGAAACCCCAAGGGTACGACTTTGAGTAAGAAATTGGACGAAGAGGAGAGATCAGGTAATTAGTTAACTAATAAACGAGATGGTGAAcatctaattaaataaaaaaatctaatactCGTTAAatagagaggaaaaattaagatttgCTTTGACTAATAAATCAATCGGAGTCATATTATTTCCACCTGGTCACCATATTGACCAATTCTGCATCAATTGATCTAAgttttacttatttaattacctttatttattttcccaGCGATGGATAAAATTACAGAAAAGCAACAACAAAACATGAAAGGTAACTAATGAATAGAAAACCAACCTATACTCTTGGAGGAAGCTGTCATCATCAAGATCTAGGTCATCCTCAAGGTCTTCAAGCTCCTCTTCATTCTTCTGGTCAATCCAAGACTTGTCTTTGGGGACGGATGCGTCATCTTGGGCAGGTGTGAAGGCTGGTGGCTTGAATGGAGCAGGCTTCGGAGGTAGGTTTCCCAGCTTTCTCTGAATGTCATCCCACTGAGTGGAGGCTCCTTCAACATCCTTGTGAATGAAATGATAATCACCCATTGTTTAGTGAGTTCTACAAGACAGAGGCTTTTGAGCAGAGCTTACTCAATTTTGTGAGAATCAAGAGCATAACCTTGCaaaagaatttgatttaaaatcaacatttttttaatcataaatgTAAAATCAACATTATCATCCCTACTattaaaaaccataaaaaatttaagtactaaaacaaaaaacagagtattaatgaaaatgtaacacaaattgcaaaaactaCCCCTAACTATGGTGATTGTTTTATTCCACCCTCAACTTTGAATTGTGAAATTCAAACCAACCAACCTTCGTTCGTATGTGTAAAAATTCATACCAAATCAAGCtttgaaattcattttctttcaaaacttttgtACACAAAAATACGAAGTCATTGCAAAACTtttccaattaaaaatttgtgacAAACGAtacatttaaaacaaaatatttaaatcaaaataagccttcaaaaccaaacattttaaactaaaactttCAAATAGCCATTCAATAAACCAAGATGTTTGAATAACTTTCAACAcaacaaaacttttgaaaagactTGCcgtaaaattacaaaaaaagcTTTAAATATTTTCGAGTTTCAAGCTTTCAATCAATCACTACTttccataaaatcaaacattcTTTTAGTAAAATCCATCAAaacattcaaaacaattttagttaattCTTAAATCACGtaaaacatttcttttataagaaaacataaaaacatacTTTCAAACATTCAAAACAGTTGTTAATCTGAAAACCCACTTCCTTGAACAATTATCAAGTTCAATTGCTAAAAGCCTAAACAATTAAGACAAAATATGAAGATTAGAACTGAATCAATCCTTACCAAATCTAACCCAAACTTGCTGGTTCGTGAGGCTTGGATCGAAGGAATTGGGTCTCCCTGGCAAATCTGTGACTGGAAGCAGAAGTGGCTTTTCTAAAGATCTAAAAGAAACACTTTGCACTCCTCAAATTCGAAAAAACTTTTGTGTTGGAGCTCTGGAATACAAAGACCATCCTGGGGGCAGAATCAATTCAACTAGTTAGCATCTATTagattacaaaatatattacacATTCTGGAACAAGAAGTACATGTCACTATGGCTAACCATTTCACTCCTAACCTCTTAAAATGTACTACATCCCAACTCCAAAAACCGCGTACAAAAATTCCTAAAAAGTGTCTATGTCATATTTTGATTCtcaaaacaacctaaaaaGTTCCCAAGTATCACTTTAATTcttaaaccaacctaaaaatatgcacaaaaactaaattaacaaTGTACATCACTTACTATTTTAACGatcaaattgatattttttgtaGCGTGAACTTGAGATTTTATGATCAATAACTTTCTCTAAATCCTacaaaagagataaaaaaagacaaagaaTCAAGTCATGAAAATGAACAACGAACGTGTCCTATTTACACTAGGGTGAGACTAGATAGTCCTAATGTCTGCTACATACAAAGTTGAAGTAGATGTAGATTGGAAAATCTTTAAACCTCGTCATCATTACTGCAAAATACCAAACTTTAGAATCTGATTGTAGAAAAATGGACACTCTTTACTACAAAATACCAGACTTTAGATTGAGGATGTCATGGTATAATTCTAGAAGTTAATTTTAGCTAATAACGCAGAACCAAGGGTATTTATCATATAGTTCACTATTATTTGCTTTTGGCATTGAGACTTCGAGATAATTGTTAGAGATGAATACAGAGAGGTAATAAAacagaatttaaattttacattttcgaCTAGTCAAGATTCTCTTATTCCCTTGGCAAGCATGGATGATAGATCTATATAGCATGTAATTTGATAACACAATATTTTTTGGCTAAGATGATATTGATTGAAGAAATAGTAATTTACAATCTGATTCATATGAGACAAGAAACTTGCGATGTTCCAGTATGTGACATGAATCTCacactttcaattttctgAAGCTGACTAAATTGCAGATGTTTGATACTAGGAGGTAAGAGACCAACTTGTCCCATATCTCCAAAAAAGTATAAGTGCAATTAGatatctacaaaataaaaagtaaatgcaAGAACAATAGGAAGAAAAAGCTCCATATGTTGTGTAATTTAATCAACATATAAAGAAAGCTTTATGCGATATAACATGCACAATGGCCACACCACTGACACCTAAACGAAATATGAATATAAGATTTAGAATATTGTTTGTTGCATCTCGCCACTTAACCAAAACAAGGGGGAAATTGTGAACACAGGTAGATCAGAGgctccaaaagaaaaagtagtttagaAAACTCATTCACTTTTTGCTTGTTGTTAGGTAAAGAGAAGCAGAAATTAGGATTCATATTCGCGAATACCAGTTGCATATAGAGGAGTTTTTGTGTCCTTAGATCCCTAGTTGCATATATAATGGAAAAATGTTTCTgaagtaaaatagaaaaaaaaaacccacaagTTGTGTGAAAATCTTTATAAACCTAGCTGTCATCGTCATTTGAAGCCACAACGTCATCGTTTGAAGCTCGTCGTCGCCGTTTAAAGCCTCGTCGTCACCATCCAAAGCCTTTCGTCAAAGTCACCTGTGCGTGAGAGATTTTGAGAATGGAAGACGTGAAGATGGAGGAAGTGGGAGAAAAAGGACCTACCTTTTAGCATTTTTTGGCTGAGGGTAATTTGGATATTTCACCACCTTATTTGACCTAGAAccctacattttaaaaaactaatctAAAACTCTTTAAGCCCCAAAATTTTATcctatttttggtaatttccCAATACAATCAAAAGGGTTATAGAAAAATAGTCAAGCCCCAAAAACCCAGAAAAAAGCTAAACAATCAAAAGggttataaataaatagtcaAGACCCATTTGATTTTCCTAGCTTggaaagagataaaaagaaaCCTGTATTGAGGGATCGTTGAAAGTGAAGAAGATCAACAGTATCTGATATGACTACTAAAATAGTGATGAACTATGTGTgctaattttgttaatttgtatGCTGACCCTTTGATGATCAACTCTGCTGATGAGATGCGTAGTTGAAGGAGGGTTGATAGAGAGGTGAGTGGAAGAGTTTACTGAAATGGAATGGGAAACTGAGACAGAGTGGTTGTGAGTTTTGGATCAAAACAGAGCATTTGCACTTCCTAGGTTGGGAAATTTTCAGGTAGCCTTCAACCATGGATGCTTGTTGCttcactttatttattaattatttattgtttatcacAAACctacaattaaaatttgggtACATTGGACAAAACAATACACTTTcagttttgtatttgaaaagtaacacattttttataatgaaaaatgactattagagaagttttttttttaaaaaaaatttgtatggATAAACCATCGAGAGGtgtttttatcattaataatttttcatttgtatgAAATCTAATGTTTTGCTTATATAAGAGGACAACACGTATCACATTAATGATGACAATACATCCAAATGGCCATACgaacaatcaaacaaattattacAATAGAAACACCGCAGAGAAGAAAAATCTCCACCGATACTACTACATCCGCATCATCCACCTCCCGAGAGGCATTAGATGAAAAGAGATTAACGAAGTTAGTCAGGTTTCTACACTGTATACTACCTAATCACACACCGCATGTTCAAAACATCAACTAATCATAATACACACTTAAAAAACACGATAATCATCATCTATGGCCTATTCAAAGCTTACTGGCCAGAAtatttctcaaacaaaaaaacacaaacaaacgATCGACgttcaataacaaaaaaaaaaaaactcgaaGAAAAACGTAGAAATCGAAACTAGATCCAACAGAAATCGATTTCAGAGATTAAaacaagggaaaaaaagagtaaatcAAAGCAAGAAATGAGGGAAAAGGTTaagaagagtaaaaaaaaCAGAGCATTAACGATGAAGAAAAGATACAAGAAAGGATGTAGAGAGAAACCTGTATATCAGTGAAAGACGACAGGGTTTGAAGAAGATTAGAAAGCGTTGGAAGATAGCTAGAGATTGAGAAACTCCCCGGATCTGAGCTGTGGAGTTGAAAAggagactaatgctcaaggACTCAGGTAGTAATGGGAGGGCGGTTGGTTTACTAAGGCGGCCCATTGGCCTTTCGGCTTGTGCTCCAAATCTCTCGTACTAAATTACTCATTTAcccttaattttatttactattacTTTATTGTCCTTTGGGAATATGGACTTCGTAAACAATTAGTCACGTGAGTGAACGTGTGCAtgctttttcttatttttaatctttcttaACCTTTTGTATGTTTTTCGACTCTCTTTGTAAAATGGCATCCCTTGAGTTGATCTTCAAAACTGTTTACtgatttataaaaagaaattattgtaCGACCATCatattttctctaaatcttaatttagttacataatatatagttGACAATACATTCTAagcaataattatattttgatatcaaattATGTATAATTTACAGTATCAAAATGCATTAAACATAGTTttaaccaaagaaaaaaatccaattccctaaatactttaaactattggctttctaaaaaaacatatgctcCATGGAAAAAACTATTATCCTTGATTTTGTTGAATgattgttaatattttgtaaatatttctattttttattgttaacaTAGGGGAGCGTGTTCTTCTTTTAGAAAACtggtaaaataataaataaaagcttgaaaataatcaattctaaaaatagtttgatttaCAGCAAAATCGTGtgaaatagatatttttttgataaattttcagCTGATTTTACCGTTgaaaactcttttttctcaGATATAGTATATttgtacaaattaaataataaatataatccaaaatcacaaatataGTATATCTGCaaatcattcaattttataaaaatattaaataaatatttacttttgtgATTGATctcatttaatcaatatcTCCTAAATTTATGCTTTCAATTTATACTagatttttgaatttaaaggTAGAAATCCATTAGAATGAGAGACAATTAGGAACTTGGACATAGTTATACGCATCCCATGTTCCAATTTTCCTCAAAGTAGATTTTAATctcaaaatagttttaaaaacaatgtaaTATGGTAGATCttggaagataaaaaaaaggtaactttataaaacaaatgtcaaatttgaaggacaatataattttaatatattttgtaattctaaagttaaactaaatttacaaaGATAGAATTCTACGATAAACAGAGAGTATGATACTCTTGTCACACAAATTTCTGTCTTTTGGTGTTGGGAAAAAGAGACATTTCATTATCTTATCATAATTTCATAGAATAGAGtttaaaaagtcaaatattTGGGTAAATGCCATGGAGGTATGAATTAAAGCTTAgaaacttataaatttttcattaaattttagattaaactTGATagtaaagtataataaatCTATAGATAACCCCTAGTATTGAGAAACTAAGCttgaaatttaacttaaattatcTATACTATATTAAAAGGCCGAAGTGAGAGAACTTTTACATTCCATTTTTTGttcctacattttttttcttgtaaataACCACTTTGCTTTTCTTTGAGGTACGACTTTTTCATTAGTGTTTGTTGAGAAATGTTCGAATAGTAGATATGCAACCTTACGCCGATGAGACACAACTCATCATTGCGTGCAAGTAGTTACTAACTGAATTCTTCAATCTTAGGAGCATGACTCTTCGAATTTAAGTGTTttgttgattgtttttttgtaCATGGTTACACATCTTATGAATGTactcatgtatatatatatataacgacatatatatatattaataatctaaacttttgaaagatagaaaagtaaaattataaattataaaactctTACACGCGTCCACCACCCCATGTGAATCATTACTTAGTATAGCTTTAAAAGTTTGTGGGTTTagtaaagatattttaaaatatcaaatagacAACTTCTAAGTAAGCTAATAATTTAacccattttatttatttattattatggcCTTTGTAAGGACTAAAATGCAAATAAGACACGAAACCactttaattgaaaatatcttTTACCTTCGTTTTGTTAACATACATTAAATCACTGATGAAATTTGTCTGTAATCATGCCCTTTATTCAACgtgaagaaaaagcaaaatagcaaaatgttGATAAATGGTAGTCATCTACTTAAGATTTAATAGTATACGAGTTATCTTAACACACAATTGTAGTAGGATCAATAAATTGTCTCGTGAAATTAGTCTAGGAGCATGATAGGTCAGCTGAactaaattaaagaagaaaaaaaaaggaacaaaaggAGAGTTAGAAGAGCTAAGTGAAAGAATAGTTATAGAAACAGCCTTCAAGGAATAGCTTGATGAAGGTGTCattgaacattttcaattgtaaagataaacaaatttttatttcccATCTCTATGTATTACAAGGGAGTAACGACCACATATATAGGGAAGTATAATTGGCCATATGTAACACACCAGTTCAGAAATTTTGAGGCCTTTTCCTACCCTAAGCTGCAATAATAATTTACAACAAGTTCCAATCTTGATTTCAACATTTTGAGCCTTTTTGAGATCCCAGGTATGGCATGGTGTGTGTATGATTCAGATAATGGTGTCGTATAATTTGATTTCTGGGCATCAAGTTAACTTACCTGGTTTTGTAATCCATGGTGGCGTACCATACATGGCTCGTCAACAAGGTCACTTCAGCAGGACATCTTTGTAATTGGCGCAGGAGGAGAAAGCAGCTTTTGAAGACTTTCCTATTGTGTTCAATGTCTCTATTATACACAACCTTGATCAGTCATGGCTTGAGCAACACTCAGAAAAGCAGAAATGACTGCTCCGTGTACAAGAGCCCTATTAACAAGCAGATGAAGAGCACATGAGGCTTGAGAAAAACTAACGTTgtcaatataaatatacatatatttttagttaagCATAAGATACTTGACTGGTCTACTTGGATAAACAAACCGcagaaaaagtttaaaagaagaaaaaaaagtgcaaAATGGTGAATGAGATCGCTCGTCCTTTTCTTTACTTATCATTCTACTTCCGCTCTCGACCAAACATTTTAGCAATCACATGATGAAAGCTAAAGTGGAGTAGAACTCACTCAGGACTCTCTTTTTGGTAGCCAAAATCAGCTGCTGCTTTGAGGGCCCTCTGGTAAGTCTGTTTCATAGCTTCCTGAAAGTTTAAACGATGGAAAAGCCATGAACGTGATTTAAACCACCAcggaataaaataaataagaaatttaattacatcCTCGAGGCTTGAGCATAAATGGGAATGATAACCTTCACATggttaacaaattaattttcaagtcAGAAGTTAACCAACATTGTGAACGTAATCTCTCCTtctaattttagaattaataaattcaagcTAGAGATGACCGGGCATAAAATGTCATATTTGATGCAAAACACATCCGGTAGAAAATGTTGATCATATGGAGTACACTGATCCAGTCGTGGTTTCACTGACAAGAAATTTAACAAGGCAAATACTTTGAAGGTTTGACAACATGCACAATGTTGATTATATTAATCTTGCAAATAAGAAATCCAAAAGTATTTCCCTAAACCAAAGGATCTTACTGGAGGACGGGCTAAAAGATGACCCTCACCTGCAATTTAGATTCAAAGTCCTCTGGAGACCAATGCATCAAATTACATGCATGGTTTAATTCAAGTTCTCCAGCGACAACCTACAACAAGGAAGCAACAATAACCAGATGagcttaaattttttataagcaataaaaatggaaagatcCAGAGGCATCTGACAATTTCATTCTTTAAACTTATGAATCAAATGTCCGATGCATTGCaaccaaatttgaaactaGAATATTTGGAAGGTCAATGTTATGCGAAGAGTTGTGTCATGAATGTTAATCCCAGTTCTTCATATTTATTGAACTATAGATTCTTTCGGTGCTTCTTATAATTCTAACTATGTTGTTATTCACTTCAACAACCTCAGTGGAACAGATTTGTTCAACCGTGTCCTTGTGAATATCCTAAATCAGCGGTACTTCAAACAGTAGAGTAAATTGTGAAACATCAGAACTAGTGCTAGAGATCAAAATATTCTCAAGAACCATAGAAAAATTAGTTGCCTGGCAAAATTTTAAGAGCATTCTGTAATTTTAACCATGTAACGTAATTAAGGTAGCTTATCAAGTCCCCCAAATTCTGATCAtcgtttaatttttttaggcACCAATGGCTTTCTTATTTGGAGCCCCCAAAAGAGTCCATTCTCCTATTTCAAGGTGAAACAGTGTAGCTGTAAACTCCTCTAAATATTCCAGCAAACCCAC of the Cucumis sativus cultivar 9930 chromosome 3, Cucumber_9930_V3, whole genome shotgun sequence genome contains:
- the LOC101207112 gene encoding phosducin-like protein 3, with the translated sequence MGDYHFIHKDVEGASTQWDDIQRKLGNLPPKPAPFKPPAFTPAQDDASVPKDKSWIDQKNEEELEDLEDDLDLDDDSFLQEYRKKRLMEIREAAKISKFGSVNPISGSDFVREVSQAPSDVWVVVILYKEGIQECDVLMNCLQELAARYPATKFVKIISTDCIPNYPDCNLPTLLVYNNGAVKANYVGLRSFGRRCTPEGVALVLCQADPVLNDGQSGNDDGSRQSVLESVRRKIIEKVVRDHEDENDEGSLSD